The Gemmatimonas sp. genome contains the following window.
GCCCCTGCTTTAACTGAAGCTCGACAGTTCTCTTTTCTCGAGCCGACCCGGATGTCTCACCAACTCGTCATCGACTTGTCCCGCCAAGCAATCATGACCGCGCTCATGATTGCCGCCCCGATGCTGCTCATCGCCCTCGGCGTGGGTCTCGTCGTGTCGATCATCCAGTCGGTCACCCAGATCCAGGAACAGACCCTGGCCTTCGTTCCGAAGCTCGTCCTCGTGGGCGGTGCCTTCATCGTCGGCATGCCGTGGCTGCTCCAGATCCTGATCCGCTACACCACCGAACTCTTTCGCGGCATCCCCGCGATGGTCGGCTGAGCCGGATCGATTTCGTGAATCCTTCGACGGGCCTCTTCGGCCTCCCCGACTTCTTCGCTCCCGGCGTCGCGACAGCCTTCGTGCTGACCGCGCTCCGCGTGGGCGGGCTGTTGCTCGTCGCCCCGGCGTGGTCGGCCAAGAGCTTCCCCATGAAGCTCCGCACCGCCGTCCTCGTCGTGTTCGCCACGCTGCTCATTCCGAGCGCCTCCGCCACCGCCGATCTCACCGCGCTCCGCATCACGCCGGTGACGTTCCTGAGCGAAACCATCATCGGCTTCGTGATCGGCTTCGCCGCCGCGATCATCGTGGCCGGCGCCGAGTTCGCGGGTGAGCTGATGACCAACTCGATCGGTCTGTCGGGCATGGCGATTCTCGATCCCGTCAACAACACGCAGGGCGCCATCCTCGGCACCTTCATGCAGATGCTGGCCGTCACGCTGCTCCTCACCGGCGGCGGTCATCTCATCATGCTGCAGGCCGTCGCGCAGAGCTTCGTCTCGATGCCGCTCGGCGCGCCGCTCGATCTGCCCAGCGGCATGCTGGCCGTCACCATGGCCGGCACCACGATCTTCGCGACCGGCGTGCAGTTCGCGGCGCCGGTAATCGCCGCCATTCTCGTAGCCAACATCGCGCTGGCGATCCTCGGACGCGCCGCGCCGCAGTTGCAGGTCATGAGCCTTGCCTTCCCGCTGCAGATCGGGATCGGCCTGCTCACCTTCGCCGGTTCGATCGGCCTCGTCGTCCACGCGCTCGCCGACTGGACGCCGGCCTACGCCACGACGCTCGACACTTTTGCGCGGGCGGTGCACGTCGCCCCTGCGCCGACGACGGGGCGTTGATCCATGTCTGATTCAGATTCCGGCGAAAAGACAGAAGCGCCCTCTGGTAAAAAGCTCGACGACGCGCGCAACAAAGGCCAGATCGCCAAGAGCCCTGAGCTCACCACCGCCGCCTTCCTCCTGGGCTCCACGCTCACGATGACGATGGCCGGACCGCCGCTCTGGCAGTTCCTGCTCGATACGATGGGCAACACGCTCGCCAACGCGGGCAACCTCGAGCGCGGCGGGGCGTCAGCCATTCCATTTCTGCAGGCCATCGGTTTCCGCACCATCGTCGCGATGGTCGGCATGATGGCGGCCCTCGCCGTGATCGCGATTGCGGTGCAAGCGATGCAGACCGGCGGCTTGCTCACCACCGAAACCCTGACGCCGAAGTTCAGCCGCATCAATCCGATGAACAATCTCGGACGGCTCCTCGGCAAGCAGTCGATCGTCGAACTCGTGAAGGCGCTACTGAAGCTCAGCATCGTGGCGTGGGCCGTGTACTCCACGCTGGCCGATGCTTGGCCCGACGTGCAGGGTCTCGCGCTCGACAAGTC
Protein-coding sequences here:
- the fliQ gene encoding flagellar biosynthesis protein FliQ; translation: MSHQLVIDLSRQAIMTALMIAAPMLLIALGVGLVVSIIQSVTQIQEQTLAFVPKLVLVGGAFIVGMPWLLQILIRYTTELFRGIPAMVG
- a CDS encoding flagellar biosynthetic protein FliR, with the protein product MNPSTGLFGLPDFFAPGVATAFVLTALRVGGLLLVAPAWSAKSFPMKLRTAVLVVFATLLIPSASATADLTALRITPVTFLSETIIGFVIGFAAAIIVAGAEFAGELMTNSIGLSGMAILDPVNNTQGAILGTFMQMLAVTLLLTGGGHLIMLQAVAQSFVSMPLGAPLDLPSGMLAVTMAGTTIFATGVQFAAPVIAAILVANIALAILGRAAPQLQVMSLAFPLQIGIGLLTFAGSIGLVVHALADWTPAYATTLDTFARAVHVAPAPTTGR